The stretch of DNA ATGCCAACGCAGGAAAtctaattagaaaataatttcatctgaGAGTTCATTATGACAAACACTGACAAGCTTTAGGGAAGCTGCTGTTCTCAACAAGGAAAAATTACAGCTGCATTATCCCCCTCTAAGTTGCATACTGCCAAATCTCTGAATACTTTAATTCTTATACTCTTCTATAGGGCATTTTTAAGATGTGAGTATTGTAATACTTTCTGAAATGAAGTTAATACTTGGTTACAATCTGCATCCTgtgcagattttatttttctacaagGTTACTGTTCTGTTACCTTCTAGGTGAAGGTTAGTTTTTGTTCCTGCTGTTAGAACCCCACTTCTACAGGCAGAAGAGAGGAATTCAGTATCCTCTGAAGTCCCACTAAGTGTTACTGCTGAAAACCATCAATAAATTATTCTATTAATTTCAGTCATACTTTGGATTCTGTAGAAAAATTCCACCTGAAAGTAGGGCTTAAGTgattatgaaattatttcactcTGGATGTGATTTCATCCTGACAGATCCAACTCTGTATAAGTTCACAGCTACAAGAAATGCTAGAAAACTCTGCACATCCTACCAGAGagctacaagaaaaaaaaaaaagaaggtcaCACTTGTAGGCAGCTGCTTTGACCTCAGGCTACAGCTGGGCTTCCTGTATtctctattattatttttgttgcacGACCACAGTTTTTCATGAAACAGGGCAACAGAGTCTGCATACTTTGaataaactgcattttacaGAGCACTTAGAAAATGTGGGAGGAGAGCTCACAACTTAAGATCAGTGCTGCTCATCTGTAACTACCAGGAGTTGAAATGCTTTCCTTCCCACCCAGAGGAGAAATCCATGAACTCCACGTTACCAAACCCCACCATGCTGGTACCTGGTTCTGAGAAGGTATCGCTGATGTCATCGTCCTTGTCGTCCTCGTAATCTTCTTCCTCATCGTCGTTTTCAGACAGCTCGTGCTCACTGCCAAATCCTTCATCGTGGTCCTCATCTTCAAtgtcatcctcatcctcctcttcttcctcggGCTCTGCTTTGGCTGACTGTTCACCCAAAGTGTCTGTTACAAAAAGAGAATAATTGtgctcttctttcttctgcGAGGAGTCCGACACGGACGTGCTGGCGGAAAGGCTGCTCTCccccacagccagccctgggctctcctgaggagggctgagcagcagctcttgaGTCTCTTTAAAAGGCAAACCAGGAGTCGTACTGTGACCATGGGGGGACTCGAGTCCTTTTCTCTCTTGTCTCTTTGCCACAGCCCCACAGTAGCACGTGTTTTCCTTGGCCGCGTCGGCGTGCGCCTGGCTCAGCACAGGCCTGCTCTGCGGCAAGGGGTTGATCTTTACTTTTGCCTTTTTAACATAGTCTTTACATTCAACGTGAACGTTCACCTTTTCACTGCTGCACACGTTGGTCTTGGCCACGATCTGAGTGCTGGAAGCAGGCTGGCTGCCAGCCTTGCTGGCCTTCGGGGCACAGTCCGACAGCGCGGCCTCGGCCTGCACGTTCTTGGAGGAGCAGACCGGCGCCGCGGCTCTGCTCGCCATCTTTTTGCCAGGTAACAAAGGGtttaaagggttttgttttACACTAAAGAGCAAATCGGGGTAATAGAGTGAATCTGAGACAGGCTGGGAGTCCTCGCTGTTCAGCTGAGCCAGTGTGGGTGTTTTGCTTATCACTTCTTCATCCTGGTACGGGCTTGAAAAGTCATCAAGGCCCAGGTAATCCACCTCTTTTGTCCCCCAGATGTCACAGCTGGTTAATTTAGTGTACTTAGTTAGGTCTTCACAGTAGGTATCCCACTGCTCCCACTTGGAGGTGAAAGCAGCTTCCTTGTCCAGGATGTCCGTAAAAGACTCCAGGTTCTCAAGGTCTTTGCAGTCCTCCATGAAAAGCAAGTTATCCCTGGAGCTTTGCTGATAGTCCATTTCTCTGTCCTGTGCACCGTAAGATAAGttaaaagttaataaaaaaagtatccatcatctttttcctttacttAATCTGGTAAGGAAAACTCAATCCCAGTGAAGTATGAAAGAGTGGTGACATAGGAAGAGACCTCAACTTTCAACTAAAAGCTTCTTTTGAAGCCAGAATGAAGTTCAGCTCCTGAACTGCTCTTCctataaaactgtattttcttgcTATTGCAAATCCATCTGCTCATCAAGAATTAAACCAGTACCAATATCCATGTATTTAAAACATGAAAGCCAACACAGGCATCTGTACAATCTAGGTCAATCTTTGCTGTGTGTTTAACAGAACATGTCTGAATTTACCAGTTCCTGGAAACCTCATTCTAACACGACCAATGAATGACCACTAGTGAACTTCTTCCTTTGatgcagggagaaaataaaaaagggaatgCTCATATAAGTAGCTTGTGAgttaacttttattttccttcccctACATTCACAGTTTGGGTGAAGGAGAACATAGCAGGGGAaactgttccctgtgagggtggtgatgccctggcacagaagtgtccaaggccaggctggacagggctaGGAGCAtcctgggctagtggaaggtggaTTTGAGCCTGTCCCAGTGGCCAGTGTGAAAAAGTGCCTGCTGAGGAAGCATCACATTTGCTGGACAAGCAGTCCAGCTCTTCCCTAATCAGCAGCTAGCAATAATGAATAATTTTCCATTATTCTTGAACCAACAACCCTTTATTCCTACAGGAGCTGGTGTGTCAGTCAAGGAGATGAAATTCTGGGCACACACAGGTGACCTACCAGTTCATACATGAAGTCTGGATCTGAGCTGCTCGCCAGGACATCCGTGCTCATCAGAGTCTGCTCTGAAAACAGGTGGCTCCGAAAGGCATCCCCAAAAGGAGGGTCCATTCCACTCACACTGGGCTACAACATGGATAGACATTTCAAACATGATGTAAAAAAAAGCACATCTTCACCTTCAACAAACAGAAAGGATTATTTCCTCCTAGTCTCCAAAGGCTTTTACTACCACAGATAAGCACATAATTCCCCAGAGCCAGAGAATACTTCAAGAGCAGCTGACATCAAGCAGGAGCAAAGGACACATTTTTATCCACCACAGAGCTGCAAGAGCATTCACTGCACCTTCATTCTTCCCTGTTGGTTTGAAAGTCTTATGTTTGCCAAGTTTTGGGATATGCTGGCATTTGTAGAGGATGAGGGCCAGTCCTGGCAAGATCTGGGAGTCCCtctaaaacaaataattttgtacTACAGCAGTGTTGATTGTGTTTAGAGCCATCAGAACTCATAAAACTTCCATATGAAATTGtaaggaaagcagaatttaTGACAACTAAATCAAGACTGTTACCCCTCTCTCAAGAACGAAGTGAAATTTGGCCAAAAAAAAGCATTAAGCAGGATGGCTGGGCATGCAGGGAATGGGAAGCAAGGCCTTCTGCTACATTTAATTCCAGGCCTCAATTTCTCTTCTAGACACTCTCACCctgagggctgggaagggagaaaCACTGTGCTGCTGAAAGTCATTCAGTGTGCCGAGTGTGAATCACTGCAGCAAtaaaaggctgctctgctctccaggcACCCTCCCTCACCAAGAGACAACGTGGCTGAAGCTTGAGCAaacacaggagcaggagcagcaccacaGCTTCCACCACAGACACTATGCAGGGACCTACAAAATATACATCCTTTAATTTCTTACACATCttccctcccagtgctggaCAAATTTGTTCTTAAACAGAGGCAAAATTATTTACAGAAGTGAATAAAATCCTAGCAGACTTACCTGAGGCATTTCCAAGCCCAGATTCCCCAAATCCAATTCCAAACTTCTTGTTTTATTCACTTGTAGATTCCTTTCCAGCTTTACTTCAGTCTCAGGGAGTTTACACTACCCAtgcaatgatttttttccttaggataACTTCAGTTCACCCTGATGGAGCTTTTCTATTTGTTGACTTCTGTGCAGAATAAACACAGCAAACCCCCAAGGAGGTGAGTAATCCTTCACCAACAAGGTGAATGcttaaaaaacaaccaaagacAAGAATTTCCCCTGAAAATCAAAATCCTCATGCTGGAATGTATAGAAATTTTCTTCCCCTGCTATCTTTCACTGGATGAAAAGCCACAGATGCTAcagaacagagctgctgcaaaacCATTTTTGGCCAAGCTatattttgttgccttttttccctctctgttgAGACCAGCAGCTCTACAGACGCACCTGAAGAAAAAACCCTGCCAAATTTGGAACAATAATCAGCACACTGCTGGGTATTCAACAGACACACAACCTTTATGACTAATGTAACAGAGCAAATAAACTCTAAAAATGTCTCAGGCAAAAGTctcaaaatacaaatttcagaagaggcagaaatgctgtttcagtggtatctcctccttttcttcagggaTGAATCCATCCAGCATCAGATAAGATTACATCAATCACTCACACAGCAACATCTAGTGGTAGAGGATCACAGAAACcatccagcagcagagcaggagagacaGATCTCCCCaagagaacaaattaaaaactgcCAAACACACAGCTGTCTAATAAAATATCTTGTCTATTAATTCAAGTAAGGCATATGTTGAAATTGGACCAATTTATCTACAGGTAATTTTACCAGTTTAATAGCTTCTATAGATCTGCTCTACTTCAGATGTTTGTCTAATGACTCTTCTGAGCTTAATCCAGCATTTTGAACAGTGTAAGGAAAACCCTCACTCAGCATTGCTCCTAAATCAGGCTTTGGTGCAATCTGCTCAGGCTGTGTTTATTCTCctcttttgaaaaacaaatagtAAACTCTGAGTGTTCTCCCACAGCTCAGAACCCACCCCCAGCAGCACATGACAGCATCCCCGTGACTATTCCCACTTTCAGATGGTATCTCAGCTAGTTTGTCCTCTTTAGCATATGGACCATCAGACTGTGGTAAAAACAGACACTATGCAAAGAAGTCTTTACTTATCAAAGCAGCCTGCTTTGCAAAGAGCAGCTGGAATATAAAGAACAACAGTTACAGGTCCAGTTACACAGGAGCTCTCAGTTGAACCCTCGCTACCCTTGCCACAGTGGCCATTCCTCACAGGGCCCTGTGATGAACGAGCCAGTTCCTTGTGAGAAAAGCTCCTTTCTGCTCCAAAACCTCCAGGGAACCCTTTACTTATTTAAAGTGAAGTTTGTGCCTCAGCAAGCCCCATCTCCCTTCAGCCAGCAaagggcacagcacagcaggactGGTCCTTCCCAGGTAGGGACGTGGCACCAATGACTGAGTCATTGTCAGCCTCACCTGGGCTAGCAGAAAGGGCCtgttctttaaaacaaacacaggaTGTTCTCAGACACAAAGAGAGAGGCAAGGTCATGATCCTAAATACCCAAACACTTTCTTTCCACAGGCTGGTTGATGCCTTTTTCACCAGATTAATACTTTGACATCATCATCAGACTGCATTCACAAGGAGACTGCCAGAGTTCTCCAGGATACaaagggggaagaaaggaaacatttgcTGCTTCTTCACTGGTTATtctttgttgtggttttttgttagAGCATGGGCCTCAAGCTGCTCCACACACAGCCAGCAAAGGGGGGGTGAAGCTTCATCTCTACTGACACTGATTTCAGTAACAACCACCCAACACTTCCAGGTGCCAGCTTTTGGATCACTTCCAAATCctcaaaacaaacattaaagGCTCAAAATACTTCAACCATCTCCAAGACTGGAGTGATAAACTTCTTGCACTGTTTAAGGATGCCAGTGCATGTCCTCTCAGCTCAAAGTAGTGTATCAGCTAACCCAATTATTCCCGTAATTCTCTttatatttaattcttggcATTTTATAATCTTCATATTTAAATGTGACTTGAATCCCAGTAGGATCTAGTCAACTATTCCACAACACAGGATTTTTCTTAGTAGCTCTGTGGAGGGGGAAAACACAGTGAGACCATGAAAAGAAAGACACTGCCGCAGGGAGCTGCACAATCCAGATATCCTTCATGCTCCCGACAAAGCAGCCCTACTTCCAACTGCTTTCCAAATTTCTCAGAAAGATCAAGGTCATCATTA from Cinclus cinclus chromosome 14, bCinCin1.1, whole genome shotgun sequence encodes:
- the CREBRF gene encoding CREB3 regulatory factor isoform X1 — translated: MPQPSVSGMDPPFGDAFRSHLFSEQTLMSTDVLASSSDPDFMYELDREMDYQQSSRDNLLFMEDCKDLENLESFTDILDKEAAFTSKWEQWDTYCEDLTKYTKLTSCDIWGTKEVDYLGLDDFSSPYQDEEVISKTPTLAQLNSEDSQPVSDSLYYPDLLFSVKQNPLNPLLPGKKMASRAAAPVCSSKNVQAEAALSDCAPKASKAGSQPASSTQIVAKTNVCSSEKVNVHVECKDYVKKAKVKINPLPQSRPVLSQAHADAAKENTCYCGAVAKRQERKGLESPHGHSTTPGLPFKETQELLLSPPQESPGLAVGESSLSASTSVSDSSQKKEEHNYSLFVTDTLGEQSAKAEPEEEEEDEDDIEDEDHDEGFGSEHELSENDDEEEDYEDDKDDDISDTFSEPGYENDSVEDLKEMTAISSRKRGKRRYFWEYSEQLTPSQQERMLRPSEWNRDTLPSNMYQKNGLHHGKYAAKKSRRTDVEDLTPNPRKLLQIGNELRKLNKVISDLTPVSELPLTARPRSRKEKNKLASRACRLKKKAQYEANKVKLWGLNTEYDNLLFVINSIKQEIVNRVQVPKDDRGLNMEQKLNILIKDTLGLPVAGQTSEFVNQVLEKTAEGDPTGGLVGLRIPTAKV
- the CREBRF gene encoding CREB3 regulatory factor isoform X2 — encoded protein: MPQPSVSGMDPPFGDAFRSHLFSEQTLMSTDVLASSSDPDFMYELDREMDYQQSSRDNLLFMEDCKDLENLESFTDILDKEAAFTSKWEQWDTYCEDLTKYTKLTSCDIWGTKEVDYLGLDDFSSPYQDEEVISKTPTLAQLNSEDSQPVSDSLYYPDLLFSVKQNPLNPLLPGKKMASRAAAPVCSSKNVQAEAALSDCAPKASKAGSQPASSTQIVAKTNVCSSEKVNVHVECKDYVKKAKVKINPLPQSRPVLSQAHADAAKENTCYCGAVAKRQERKGLESPHGHSTTPGLPFKETQELLLSPPQESPGLAVGESSLSASTSVSDSSQKKEEHNYSLFVTDTLGEQSAKAEPEEEEEDEDDIEDEDHDEGFGSEHELSENDDEEEDYEDDKDDDISDTFSEPVERLLNDSSCHQVVRRFQKCSNLFSCQ